In Desulfovibrio sp. 86, the following proteins share a genomic window:
- the hypB gene encoding hydrogenase nickel incorporation protein HypB, with protein MQIPVVRNVLEANEKMAAHVRKRLSDSGILTLNLISSPGAGKTTLLERTLTDLAGEFRMAVVEGDLQTDNDARRVAATGAQAVQINTDGGCHLDSNMILTALDSLDLEGVDILFIENVGNLVCPVEFDCGEDAKVALLSVAEGDDKPEKYPLLFNLARALVLNKVDLLPYVDFDMTRARNFATKLNKDLDIFEVSCRQGQGLQAWYDWLRDKRAAKKEGRPV; from the coding sequence ATGCAAATTCCCGTGGTTCGCAATGTGCTGGAAGCCAATGAAAAAATGGCGGCCCATGTGCGCAAGCGTTTGTCTGACAGTGGGATTCTGACGCTGAATCTCATCAGCTCGCCAGGGGCGGGCAAGACGACGCTGCTCGAACGCACGCTGACCGATCTGGCGGGAGAGTTTCGCATGGCGGTGGTTGAAGGCGACCTGCAAACGGATAACGACGCCCGCCGCGTGGCCGCCACTGGCGCTCAGGCCGTGCAGATCAACACGGACGGCGGCTGCCACCTCGACAGCAACATGATTCTGACCGCTCTGGACAGCCTTGACCTTGAAGGCGTGGACATCCTTTTTATCGAAAACGTGGGCAACCTCGTGTGCCCGGTGGAATTCGACTGCGGCGAAGACGCCAAGGTCGCCCTGCTGAGCGTGGCCGAAGGTGACGACAAGCCCGAAAAATATCCCCTTCTTTTCAATCTGGCGCGCGCTCTTGTGCTCAACAAGGTCGATCTTTTGCCCTATGTGGACTTTGATATGACGCGGGCCCGCAACTTTGCCACCAAGCTCAACAAAGACCTGGATATCTTTGAGGTCTCCTGCCGTCAGGGACAGGGGCTTCAGGCATGGTACGACTGGCTGCGCGACAAGCGCGCGGCCAAAAAGGAAGGACGGCCTGTTTAG
- a CDS encoding peptidoglycan glycosyltransferase has translation MTISNSSRCNLPLILACLMLFLWSAASMAATPQNLSIVNQTGEDLLNIHLQKGKVTQFMRLDMTPGNSEEIENPGGTAELRFDTGLALWTFSRVPLGQAKSLTFGPQPDTLTVATSKGESLQFRARMRSLLPDENSGPVCALDKFRPGMRMKDVCALLDQSPPHDDNDAVLTSLGFAGMVWAARLLPGQVENGKPGIARTKGPDRLEHMELRRKLDAATLNKLLTTLYAQGYAPWQAELPGLDMNFVEMPKTDTAKHKEILQQVLDYFMSAGQGEATIMLAPASMLPTLADADKPQSDVQLFTLTLRHSSKNLVVDVAAYRASEGGR, from the coding sequence ATGACCATCAGCAATAGCTCACGGTGCAATCTGCCTCTGATTCTCGCCTGCCTCATGCTCTTTTTGTGGAGCGCCGCCTCTATGGCGGCAACGCCGCAAAATCTGTCCATCGTCAACCAGACAGGCGAAGATCTGCTCAATATCCACCTGCAAAAGGGCAAGGTCACGCAATTCATGCGTCTGGACATGACGCCCGGCAACAGCGAAGAAATTGAAAATCCCGGCGGCACGGCCGAGCTGCGTTTCGACACAGGGCTGGCCCTGTGGACGTTCAGCCGCGTTCCCCTGGGGCAGGCAAAAAGCCTGACCTTCGGCCCGCAGCCCGATACCCTGACCGTGGCAACGAGCAAGGGCGAGAGCCTCCAGTTTCGCGCCCGCATGCGCAGCCTGTTGCCGGATGAAAACAGCGGGCCGGTCTGCGCCCTGGATAAGTTTCGCCCCGGCATGCGCATGAAGGACGTGTGCGCCCTGCTGGACCAAAGCCCCCCGCATGACGACAATGACGCCGTGCTCACCAGCCTTGGTTTCGCGGGCATGGTGTGGGCGGCGCGTCTGCTGCCGGGCCAGGTGGAAAACGGCAAACCCGGCATTGCTCGCACAAAGGGGCCTGACCGCCTTGAGCATATGGAACTGCGCCGCAAGCTGGACGCCGCAACGCTGAACAAACTGCTGACAACCCTGTATGCGCAGGGCTACGCCCCGTGGCAGGCCGAACTGCCCGGCCTGGATATGAACTTTGTTGAAATGCCCAAGACAGATACGGCCAAGCACAAGGAAATACTGCAGCAAGTGCTGGACTACTTCATGTCTGCCGGTCAGGGCGAAGCCACAATTATGCTGGCCCCCGCGTCCATGCTGCCCACGCTGGCCGACGCCGACAAGCCGCAAAGCGATGTGCAGCTGTTTACGCTGACCCTGCGTCACAGCTCAAAAAACCTTGTGGTGGATGTGGCCGCGTATCGGGCCAGCGAAGGCGGCCGCTGA
- a CDS encoding hydrogenase maturation nickel metallochaperone HypA/HybF: MHEMAIAQSLLKMSEEEISRQGCTRIEAVNVKYGALAGIVPESLQFCFETMIQGTPHEGARLELEELPLQLHCPFCGADFGGEGQEALIQPCPGCGEQFGHVVKQGRELYLNRLEAS; this comes from the coding sequence ATGCACGAAATGGCAATTGCACAAAGTCTGCTGAAGATGTCGGAAGAGGAAATCTCCCGGCAGGGCTGCACTCGTATCGAGGCCGTGAACGTCAAGTACGGCGCTCTCGCCGGTATTGTGCCCGAGTCGCTTCAGTTCTGTTTTGAGACCATGATTCAGGGCACGCCCCATGAGGGCGCGCGCCTTGAACTTGAAGAACTTCCCCTGCAACTGCACTGCCCCTTCTGTGGTGCGGATTTTGGCGGCGAGGGGCAGGAAGCCCTTATACAGCCCTGTCCGGGGTGCGGCGAGCAGTTCGGCCATGTAGTCAAGCAGGGCAGGGAACTGTACCTGAACCGCCTTGAGGCCAGCTAG